A stretch of Triticum aestivum cultivar Chinese Spring chromosome 1D, IWGSC CS RefSeq v2.1, whole genome shotgun sequence DNA encodes these proteins:
- the LOC123181751 gene encoding receptor-like protein kinase FERONIA yields the protein MQSELHTARSRAMGGGPRCALLLLAAAAACAALVPAAWAQAPTAPAPSGAPFVPRDDILLDCGATGKGNDTDGREWRGDAGSKYAPPNLASADAGAQDPSVPQVPYLTARVSAAAFTYSFPLGPGRKFLRLHFYPANYSNRDAADAFFSVSVPAAKVTLLSNFSAYQTATALNFAYLVREFSVNVTGPTLDLTFTPEKGRPNAYAFINGIEVVSSPDLFDLATPLFVTGDGNNQPFPMDPGAALQTMYRLNVGGQAISPSKDSGGARSWDDDTPYIYGAGAGVTYPNDPNVTITYPDNVPGYVAPSDVYATARSMGIDKNVNLAYNLTWIVQVDAGFTYLVRLHFCEIQSPITKPNQRVFNIYLNNQTAVEGADVIQWVDPLSTGTPLYKDYVVSTVGSGIMDFWVALHPNTGSKPQYYDAILNGMEVFKLQLSNGSLAGPNPVPSADPPAHTGQEKKNSLVGPIAGGVIGGLVVLALGYCCFICKRRRKVAKDAGMSDGHSGWLPLSLYGNSHTSSSAKSHATGSIASSLPSNLCRHFSFAEIKAATKNFDESRILGVGGFGKVYQGEIDGGTTKVAIKRGNPLSEQGIHEFQTEIEMLSKLRHRHLVSLIGYCEDKNEMILVYDHMAHGTLREHLYKTQNAPLSWRQRLEICIGAARGLHYLHTGAKHTIIHRDVKTTNILLDEKWVAKVSDFGLSKTGPSMDHTHVSTVVKGSFGYLDPEYFRRQQLTEKSDVYSFGVVLFEVLCARPALNPTLAKEEVSLAEWALHCQKKGILDQIVDPYLKGKIVPQCFKKFAETAEKCVADNGIERPSMGDVLWNLEFALQMQESAEESGSFGCGISDEEGTPLVMAGKKDPNDPSIDSSTTTTTTTSLSMGDQSVASIDSDGLTPSAVFSQIMNPKGR from the coding sequence ATGCAGAGCGAGCTACATACAGCTCGCAGTCGCGCCATGGGAGGAGGCCCGAGATGCGCGCTCCTGCTGCTCGCCGCGGCCGCCGCCTGCGCGGCGCTTGTCCCGGCGGCGTGGGCGCAGGCCCCGACAGCGCCGGCGCCCTCGGGGGCTCCCTTCGTGCCGCGGGACGACATCCTGCTCGACTGCGGCGCCACGGGGAAGGGGAACGACACAGACGGCCGGGAGTGGCGCGGCGACGCCGGCTCCAAGTACGCGCCGCCGAACCTCGCCTCGGCCGACGCGGGGGCGCAGGACCCCTCGGTGCCTCAGGTGCCCTACCTCACCGCGCGGGTCTCCGCGGCGGCCTTCACCTACTCCTTCCCGCTCGGCCCCGGCCGCAAGTTCCTCCGGCTGCACTTCTACCCGGCCAACTACTCCAACCGCGACGCCGCCGACGCCTTCTTCTCCGTCTCCGTCCCGGCCGCCAAGGTCACGCTCCTCTCCAACTTCAGCGCCTACCAGACCGCCACGGCGCTCAACTTCGCCTACCTCGTGCGCGAGTTCTCCGTCAACGTCACCGGCCCGACCCTCGACCTCACCTTCACCCCGGAGAAGGGACGCCCCAACGCCTACGCCTTCATCAATGGCATCGAGGTCGTCTCCTCCCCAGATCTCTTTGACCTCGCCACACCGCTCTTCGTCACCGGTGACGGCAACAACCAGCCATTCCCGATGGATCCTGGTGCTGCTCTGCAGACCATGTATCGGCTCAACGTCGGAGGCCAGGCGATCTCCCCTTCCAAGGACTCCGGCGGGGCTCGGTCATGGGACGACGACACGCCTTACATTTATGGTGCAGGGGCTGGGGTAACGTACCCGAACGATCCCAATGTCACAATCACCTACCCTGACAATGTGCCGGGATATGTGGCGCCTTCGGATGTCTATGCCACGGCGCGATCAATGGGGATAGACAAGAATGTGAACTTGGCCTACAATCTCACCTGGATAGTGCAGGTGGATGCTGGGTTCACATACCTTGTGAGGCTCCATTTCTGTGAGATACAATCCCCAATTACTAAGCCGAATCAGCGGGTGTTCAACATTTACCTCAACAACCAGACTGCCGTGGAAGGTGCTGATGTGATCCAGTGGGTGGATCCGCTTAGTACTGGCACCCCATTGTATAAGGATTATGTGGTCAGCACTGTGGGTTCAGGGATTATGGATTTCTGGGTGGCTCTACATCCGAATACAGGGAGCAAGCCACAGTACTATGATGCTATTCTCAATGGGATGGAGGTGTTCAAGCTGCAGCTTAGTAATGGGAGCCTTGCGGGGCCAAACCCTGTCCCCAGTGCTGATCCACCGGCGCATACCGGGCAAGAGAAGAAGAATTCACTAGTCGGGCCTATTGCCGGTGGAGTAATTGGAGGTTTGGTAGTGCTTGCACTTGGATATTGCTGCTTCATTTGCAAGAGGCGGAGGAAAGTGGCGAAGGATGCCGGCATGAGTGATGGCCATTCTGGTTGGCTGCCGTTGTCGCTGTATGGCAATTCACACACTTCAAGCTCAGCCAAGTCGCATGCTACAGGGAGTATTGCTTCATCTTTGCCATCCAACCTGTGTCGCCATTTCTCGTTTGCAGAGATCAAGGCTGCAACGAAAAACTTTGACGAGTCACGGATCCTTGGTGTTGGTGGGTTCGGCAAAGTTTACCAGGGAGAGATCGATGGGGGCACAACTAAGGTGGCTATCAAGCGTGGCAATCCCTTGTCTGAGCAGGGTATACATGAGTTCCAGACTGAAATTGAGATGCTGTCAAAGCTCCGCCACCGCCATCTTGTGTCGCTGATTGGTTACTGCGAGGACAAGAATGAGATGATCCTGGTCTATGACCACATGGCCCATGGAACTCTGCGTGAGCACCTATACAAGACCCAGAATGCACCGCTTAGCTGGAGGCAGCGCTTGGAGATCTGCATTGGTGCAGCTCGTGGGCTGCACTACCTTCACACCGGTGCAAAGCACACCATCATCCACCGTGATGTGAAGACGACAAACATACTCCTGGATGAGAAATGGGTCGCCAAGGTTTCAGATTTTGGTCTGTCCAAGACTGGGCCGTCGATGGATCACACACATGTGAGCACAGTTGTCAAGGGCAGTTTTGGATACCTAGATCCTGAATACTTCCGCAGGCAGCAGCTCACCGAGAAATCTGATGTCTATTCATTTGGTGTGGTGCTGTTCGAGGTCCTCTGTGCTCGGCCTGCCTTGAACCCCACTCTTGCAAAGGAAGAAGTCAGCCTGGCAGAATGGGCATTGCACTGCCAGAAGAAGGGAATTCTGGATCAGATTGTTGATCCCTACCTAAAGGGAAAGATTGTTCCTCAGTGCTTCAAGAAGTTTGCCGAGACAGCTGAGAAGTGTGTTGCCGACAATGGCATCGAGCGCCCTTCGATGGGAGATGTGCTTTGGAACCTGGAGTTTGCTCTTCAGATGCAGGAAAGCGCGGAGGAGAGCGGAAGCTTCGGCTGTGGGATCTCGGATGAGGAGGGCACTCCCCTCGTGATGGCTGGAAAGAAGGATCCCAATGACCCGTCGATCGATTCAAGCACCACCACGACCACGACAACTTCCCTAAGCATGGGCGACCAAAGCGTCGCGAGCATCGACTCGGACGGGCTGACGCCGAGCGCCGTGTTCTCGCAGATCATGAACCCCAAGGGGCGGTGA